In Arthrobacter sp. CDRTa11, one DNA window encodes the following:
- a CDS encoding nuclear transport factor 2 family protein yields MSYSWAVDTGDGEALSNLFTSDGKFQGADGSVTQGADDLRKFAVRVHESRPYHLQHIAFNHQFRALNTTTVEVRSYVHVYTGSADGPQLLGMGTYLDTVEHTSDRWLFKERRFESLGRTERAATQPLGG; encoded by the coding sequence GTGTCGTATTCCTGGGCCGTTGACACCGGTGATGGGGAAGCACTTTCGAACCTCTTCACGTCCGATGGGAAGTTTCAGGGCGCAGACGGTTCGGTCACACAGGGAGCCGATGATCTAAGGAAATTCGCTGTGCGGGTACATGAATCCCGCCCTTACCACTTGCAGCACATCGCATTCAATCATCAGTTCAGGGCGCTGAACACCACTACCGTAGAAGTGCGCTCCTATGTGCATGTCTACACCGGAAGCGCAGACGGGCCTCAGCTTCTAGGCATGGGTACCTACCTCGACACCGTGGAGCACACCAGCGATCGATGGCTCTTCAAGGAACGCCGGTTCGAGAGCTTGGGGCGAACCGAACGCGCGGCGACTCAGCCTCTCGGCGGGTGA
- a CDS encoding RidA family protein, with the protein MTSTTTQENDLSPEERLSQLGFEVPSVTAPVAIYVPAVQTGQLIYTSGQLPLNAGTLLHPGKVGAEVTLEQAQEAARQCALNGLAAVRSLIGDLRLIRRVVKVVGFVASAPDFTNQPGVINGASQLIADAFGENIGPHARSAVGVAALPLNSPVEIEIIVEI; encoded by the coding sequence ATGACATCGACAACTACTCAAGAGAACGATCTTTCCCCGGAGGAACGATTGTCGCAATTGGGGTTTGAAGTCCCCTCCGTGACTGCTCCCGTGGCGATCTATGTGCCAGCAGTTCAGACCGGGCAACTGATTTACACCTCAGGACAACTGCCATTGAACGCGGGCACACTGCTGCACCCAGGCAAAGTTGGCGCGGAAGTAACCCTGGAACAGGCACAGGAGGCTGCGCGTCAGTGTGCGCTCAATGGGCTTGCAGCTGTTCGCTCCCTCATCGGAGATCTCCGGCTCATTAGGCGCGTTGTTAAAGTGGTCGGATTCGTCGCCAGCGCCCCTGACTTCACGAACCAGCCCGGCGTTATCAACGGAGCGAGCCAACTTATCGCCGATGCCTTTGGCGAAAACATCGGCCCACACGCCCGCAGCGCCGTCGGCGTAGCTGCCCTCCCGCTGAACTCTCCCGTCGAAATTGAAATCATCGTTGAGATCTAA
- a CDS encoding L-2-amino-thiazoline-4-carboxylic acid hydrolase — MAAVKEQAQIIFDRHSHKAPDPQGMMVVGLPSLVIAAHRELTARGVSEGVAFEVLRRTYRSMLGAEMRLLTQIEVFFMRDPLKFYEKNFIPLLNSMFGKSFTWDKKTTQTGWVLVGTQCGFWDMFRAEGAPQLTKLICEWDRNYLNVLDKSRRPIATRRTMTLSTGSSHCEFHFDRAAAGASKTVDVVIESSR, encoded by the coding sequence ATGGCGGCAGTCAAAGAGCAAGCGCAGATCATTTTCGATAGGCACAGTCATAAAGCACCAGATCCGCAAGGAATGATGGTGGTCGGACTCCCCTCGCTGGTAATTGCCGCGCACCGTGAGCTGACTGCACGAGGCGTCAGTGAGGGTGTAGCGTTCGAGGTATTACGCCGAACTTATCGTTCCATGCTCGGGGCTGAGATGCGGTTACTAACCCAAATTGAAGTGTTCTTCATGCGCGACCCCTTGAAGTTCTACGAGAAGAACTTCATACCGCTTCTAAATTCGATGTTCGGGAAATCGTTCACTTGGGATAAGAAAACGACTCAAACTGGCTGGGTACTAGTTGGCACCCAATGCGGCTTCTGGGACATGTTCCGTGCCGAGGGCGCCCCGCAGCTCACCAAATTGATCTGTGAATGGGACCGGAACTATCTCAATGTGCTGGATAAATCTCGCCGTCCGATCGCCACACGCCGAACCATGACCTTATCGACCGGCTCATCGCACTGTGAGTTCCACTTCGATAGAGCCGCCGCAGGTGCTTCCAAGACGGTAGATGTAGTGATCGAGAGCAGTCGCTGA
- a CDS encoding CoA transferase yields the protein MATADGRYVYMANVVPRLREGTLRVLGCAGSREAVEAAVLTWKASELEQAMAEAGLPLTVVRSSEEWLASPQGGFMTDSPIVHVEQLGSSRVEPVPQGNRSLAGLKVLDLTHVVAGPMITRGLAEHGADVLHVGPDAEDLQDPLAVTDELMIGKRSAGLNLKSSNGRREIERLIAGADVLVQSWRPGVMERWGLDANRVAQLRPGLVQLSVSCYGPQGPWSDRPGFDGNALAAVGATNIEAGSGVPRLTPPGVLTDSLAGFLGVALINSLLMDRAERGGSHLAHISLARMATWLMELGLKPGSSGEPASGWGLPELRRTTADDGGVLEHVAHPIQYQQRPARLSLPQPLLRASPPEWSDEASSSRSVSP from the coding sequence ATGGCCACAGCGGATGGCCGCTACGTATACATGGCCAACGTTGTTCCCCGCCTTCGTGAAGGGACACTTCGCGTTCTTGGCTGTGCGGGAAGCCGCGAAGCAGTCGAGGCGGCGGTGCTGACATGGAAGGCCTCCGAACTCGAGCAGGCAATGGCCGAGGCTGGACTGCCATTGACAGTGGTGCGGAGCTCTGAGGAGTGGCTGGCAAGTCCTCAAGGGGGGTTTATGACCGATTCGCCCATAGTGCATGTTGAGCAACTCGGAAGTTCACGGGTTGAGCCCGTCCCTCAGGGCAACCGAAGCTTGGCAGGGCTAAAGGTGCTGGATCTGACGCATGTCGTTGCCGGGCCCATGATCACCCGGGGCTTGGCCGAACATGGAGCCGATGTTCTACATGTAGGACCTGATGCGGAAGACCTCCAGGATCCGTTGGCTGTCACTGATGAGCTGATGATCGGAAAACGCAGCGCAGGTCTCAACCTTAAATCCTCAAACGGGCGTCGGGAGATTGAGCGCCTGATTGCAGGGGCCGACGTACTGGTTCAATCATGGCGCCCTGGCGTGATGGAACGGTGGGGGCTGGATGCCAATAGGGTTGCGCAATTGCGGCCTGGGCTCGTTCAGTTGAGCGTGTCGTGCTACGGGCCTCAAGGACCCTGGTCGGATCGGCCAGGCTTCGACGGGAATGCGCTTGCTGCCGTAGGCGCCACGAATATCGAGGCTGGCTCAGGAGTGCCGAGGCTTACCCCGCCGGGTGTTCTGACGGATTCCCTGGCGGGATTCCTCGGCGTAGCGCTCATTAACTCTCTGTTGATGGACCGTGCCGAACGGGGAGGTAGCCATTTAGCGCACATTTCTTTGGCGCGCATGGCAACCTGGCTGATGGAGTTGGGTCTTAAACCAGGATCGTCCGGGGAACCGGCTTCAGGATGGGGCCTGCCCGAGCTTAGACGGACGACCGCTGATGACGGTGGAGTCCTCGAGCACGTCGCCCACCCCATCCAGTACCAGCAGCGACCGGCTCGTTTGTCACTTCCTCAACCTCTGCTCCGAGCTTCGCCGCCTGAATGGTCGGACGAAGCATCGAGTAGCCGATCAGTCTCTCCCTGA
- a CDS encoding MarR family winged helix-turn-helix transcriptional regulator — MRCGLGSPQLRRCISDRLSMNPRASSHADAKAAQDGPQGQKAADEKGGKDGLVWQGARTTYLVKQLEMLLRSRMEPIARSAGVTVPQYTALSILQASPRLSSAQLARSTFVTAQSANELVNGLYVKGLIVRTPSPDHAKILLLELSKEGQEILATCAVRISELEGLMLGALEGDAARTFHDNLRSCISALGNES, encoded by the coding sequence ATGCGTTGCGGTCTTGGTTCTCCGCAACTACGGCGATGCATAAGCGATAGGCTTTCAATGAATCCACGAGCAAGCTCTCACGCCGATGCGAAGGCGGCCCAGGACGGCCCACAAGGCCAGAAAGCAGCCGACGAAAAAGGCGGCAAGGATGGGCTGGTATGGCAAGGGGCGAGAACAACATACCTTGTAAAGCAACTTGAAATGCTTCTTCGATCCCGTATGGAACCCATCGCTCGGTCCGCGGGGGTGACGGTCCCTCAGTACACCGCGCTATCCATTTTGCAAGCGAGCCCTCGCCTCTCGTCCGCACAGCTTGCCCGAAGCACCTTTGTAACTGCCCAATCAGCGAACGAGCTGGTTAATGGGCTTTACGTCAAGGGACTGATCGTTCGTACTCCGAGCCCGGACCACGCAAAGATCCTTTTGCTTGAGCTCTCGAAGGAGGGGCAGGAAATACTCGCTACGTGCGCGGTGCGGATTAGCGAGTTGGAGGGTCTGATGCTGGGCGCATTGGAAGGAGACGCGGCTAGGACCTTCCATGACAACCTACGGTCCTGCATTTCTGCTCTTGGAAATGAATCGTAG
- a CDS encoding PLP-dependent cysteine synthase family protein, translating to MSADTAMTAAAGLEEDIDRYDLEYRRWSADAVRKIEAEANRSSDTHLISVPLPDTWGVDLYLKDESTHPTGSLKHRLARSLFLYALCNGWITPGRPVIEASSGSTAISEAYFSGLIGVPFIAVMARSTSLQKVKLIESYGGRCHFVENPSEVYDVATAMAQETGGHYMDQFTYAERATDWRGTNNIAESIFKQMSRERYPEPAWIAATAGTGGTSATIARYIRHTGRATGICIADPENSAFFPAWKERDPSITTAIGSRIEGIGRQRVEASFIGSAIDRMMRVPDAAAMASIHLLTELLDRRTGASTGTGLWAAFRIISEMVSAGRRGSVVSLICDSGDRYLEKYYSTEWLEANGIDVEPYGRRLQTFMRTGTLS from the coding sequence ATGTCTGCTGACACAGCTATGACTGCAGCAGCCGGTCTCGAGGAAGACATCGATCGCTATGACCTCGAATACCGGCGATGGAGCGCAGATGCGGTGCGGAAGATCGAGGCTGAGGCCAACCGTTCTTCCGACACCCACCTGATTTCGGTGCCCCTCCCAGACACCTGGGGAGTCGACTTGTACCTGAAGGACGAGTCGACGCATCCCACCGGCTCCCTCAAGCATCGGCTTGCCAGATCGTTGTTCCTGTATGCCCTATGCAACGGATGGATCACACCGGGCAGGCCGGTCATCGAAGCATCCAGTGGATCAACGGCCATATCCGAGGCCTATTTCTCCGGGCTCATTGGCGTTCCGTTCATTGCTGTCATGGCCCGGTCCACGAGCCTGCAAAAGGTTAAGCTCATCGAATCGTACGGGGGACGCTGTCATTTCGTTGAAAACCCGAGCGAGGTCTATGACGTTGCAACGGCAATGGCTCAGGAGACCGGCGGTCACTATATGGACCAGTTCACCTACGCCGAGCGGGCTACTGACTGGCGCGGAACCAATAATATCGCTGAATCAATCTTCAAGCAGATGTCGCGGGAACGATACCCGGAGCCTGCATGGATAGCCGCCACAGCAGGAACGGGCGGCACCTCGGCAACCATCGCCCGCTATATCCGTCACACAGGCAGAGCTACAGGAATCTGCATAGCGGATCCTGAAAACTCAGCGTTCTTTCCCGCTTGGAAAGAGCGGGACCCCAGCATTACCACTGCGATCGGTTCCCGCATTGAAGGAATCGGCCGCCAACGCGTCGAAGCCAGCTTCATCGGCAGCGCGATAGACCGCATGATGCGCGTACCAGACGCCGCCGCCATGGCATCCATCCATCTTCTGACTGAACTGTTGGACCGCCGGACGGGAGCTTCCACAGGAACAGGGCTCTGGGCCGCGTTCCGGATAATCTCCGAAATGGTCAGTGCCGGAAGACGTGGCAGCGTCGTGTCCCTGATCTGTGACTCCGGTGACAGATATCTCGAGAAGTACTACTCAACTGAGTGGCTTGAAGCCAACGGCATCGACGTCGAACCTTATGGCCGCAGATTGCAAACCTTTATGCGGACCGGCACCCTCTCCTGA
- a CDS encoding LysR family transcriptional regulator — protein MLETRHLLTFDAVVRTGTLAAAARELGYTQPGVSQHIRALERELKATLFVRAGRMLRLSEQGEVLAAKTSVLLSDLLATAEHVAAVARLRDGLVKVCAFPSANATLVPAAISKMRSDHLGVQLELFEAEPPDSLAGLKKGDYDIVVTFHYDDQGPIADDDTLSFPLMQEPLVLFMAEDHPLARRQQVGLAELSEERWIAGCLQCRQEFVSACEDAGFSPRIDVTTDDNLAVQSYVVAGLGLAMMPRMIQTFVKHPRLRIRPILPSRNRTITATILRGNRNLPAVKHMLESLTWAAEKAVEVANQ, from the coding sequence ATGTTGGAGACCCGCCACCTACTTACCTTTGACGCTGTGGTTCGGACAGGAACGCTGGCCGCGGCGGCTCGTGAGCTGGGATACACGCAGCCGGGGGTGAGTCAGCACATTCGGGCGCTTGAGCGCGAACTCAAGGCCACCCTGTTCGTGCGCGCCGGCCGGATGCTGCGTTTAAGTGAACAGGGCGAGGTCTTGGCGGCAAAAACTTCCGTGCTTCTGTCGGACCTGTTGGCGACCGCTGAGCACGTTGCGGCCGTGGCGAGGCTCCGGGACGGACTGGTTAAGGTCTGCGCCTTCCCAAGTGCGAATGCAACCTTAGTCCCAGCGGCTATCTCAAAAATGCGTTCGGACCACCTGGGCGTCCAGCTGGAGCTTTTTGAAGCAGAGCCCCCTGACTCCCTTGCTGGCTTGAAAAAGGGTGACTATGACATCGTTGTGACTTTCCACTATGACGACCAAGGCCCAATCGCGGACGACGACACGTTGTCATTTCCCCTGATGCAGGAACCCCTTGTTCTCTTTATGGCAGAGGACCACCCCCTTGCCCGCCGGCAGCAGGTGGGCCTGGCTGAACTCAGCGAAGAACGATGGATTGCCGGGTGCCTGCAGTGCAGGCAGGAGTTTGTCAGCGCATGTGAAGACGCAGGATTCTCCCCTCGCATCGACGTCACCACCGATGACAATCTTGCCGTTCAAAGCTACGTAGTCGCCGGGCTGGGACTTGCCATGATGCCCAGGATGATCCAGACCTTCGTGAAGCACCCGAGGCTGAGGATCCGACCCATCCTGCCATCCCGAAACCGAACAATTACGGCAACTATCTTGCGCGGAAACCGCAACCTGCCCGCCGTAAAGCACATGCTTGAATCACTGACATGGGCAGCTGAGAAGGCCGTCGAAGTCGCCAACCAATAA
- a CDS encoding GNAT family N-acetyltransferase: MTPVPAERELFQFRSIDPVLDADILHSWVTQERSRFWGMLAASRQDVENEYRQIAGLAHHDAFLGLEAGVPAFLMERYLPALSPLCNVYSVERGDVGMHFLVGPPCGGKRHGYTLSVLKAIMEKLFSDLEVERIVVEPDIRNHKVHALNAKVGFRPRGTVTLPAVEPFQESKQALLGFCSRRDFLATFSS, translated from the coding sequence ATGACCCCAGTGCCAGCAGAGCGTGAACTGTTTCAGTTCCGCAGTATCGACCCAGTACTGGACGCCGACATCCTCCACAGCTGGGTGACTCAGGAGCGTTCACGCTTCTGGGGCATGCTCGCAGCGTCGCGACAGGATGTCGAGAATGAATATAGGCAGATAGCTGGATTAGCTCATCACGATGCGTTTCTGGGGCTCGAAGCTGGCGTACCGGCTTTCCTGATGGAGCGCTATTTGCCCGCGCTATCACCCCTATGCAATGTCTACAGTGTCGAACGCGGGGACGTGGGAATGCACTTCCTAGTGGGCCCCCCATGCGGTGGAAAACGCCATGGGTACACGCTGTCTGTTCTGAAGGCGATCATGGAAAAACTCTTCAGCGACCTCGAGGTAGAACGGATAGTGGTAGAGCCAGACATTCGAAACCACAAAGTGCATGCCCTGAACGCAAAGGTCGGCTTTCGACCGCGCGGGACGGTGACCCTGCCAGCCGTCGAGCCTTTTCAAGAGAGCAAACAGGCACTATTGGGCTTTTGCTCGCGTCGTGACTTTTTGGCAACATTTTCTTCGTGA
- a CDS encoding MaoC family dehydratase, whose translation MIATATIANGIEGIRALVGTQLGPTEWLEVTQQRVNQFADATSDHQWIHVDVERAQAESPYKSTIAHGYLTMSLVPHFMPQLLEVTGFAMGINYGAERVRFPAPVPVGSKLRGSLVITEVSEIPGGVQMLVTFTIEREDSEKPACVAVLVLRNYGDA comes from the coding sequence ATGATTGCGACAGCAACTATCGCAAATGGAATCGAAGGTATCCGAGCCCTGGTCGGGACCCAGCTGGGGCCGACCGAGTGGCTTGAGGTAACGCAGCAGCGGGTAAACCAATTTGCAGACGCGACAAGTGACCATCAATGGATCCATGTGGACGTAGAGCGAGCGCAGGCCGAAAGCCCTTATAAGAGCACCATCGCTCATGGCTATCTGACGATGTCTCTCGTACCCCACTTCATGCCTCAACTGCTCGAAGTGACTGGATTTGCAATGGGCATCAATTATGGTGCTGAACGTGTACGGTTCCCCGCGCCGGTTCCCGTTGGCTCGAAGCTCCGCGGTTCCTTGGTGATCACTGAGGTTTCCGAGATCCCTGGCGGTGTGCAGATGCTGGTGACGTTTACCATAGAACGGGAAGACTCGGAGAAACCGGCATGCGTTGCGGTCTTGGTTCTCCGCAACTACGGCGATGCATAA
- a CDS encoding amidohydrolase family protein has protein sequence MWDESYNAGHFAPETGSTIIKNLRGAVTGRLGESILEVETIRIENGTIVDMGGSADAAADVVIDAQGAVALPGLIDTHTHFSIGDFTPKQNAVGFIESYMHGGVTSMMSAGEVHFPGRPMDRDGAKALAVTASRSFTNYRPGGVRIHAGSLMTGPYMEQPDYAELARQGVWLMKVGFGGFRVPKDAVPHVKWAQEAGFLVMSHSGGASSVPGVAPITVDDLLAMAPDIAGHINGGTTSLPEDHVKKLITDSNAAIQLVQAGNLAASLKIQRMAAENNALERVILGSDTPSGTGVMPLAIIKTICELSSIGGMAPTDVISYATANAARVLRRPEGVLDLNRPADLVLVQEPVGGSQDHPLKAISNGDIPGIAGVIINGQIRALRSRNSPAPAREVQVEVF, from the coding sequence ATGTGGGACGAAAGTTATAACGCGGGGCATTTCGCTCCCGAAACCGGCAGCACGATCATTAAAAACCTGCGCGGCGCTGTCACCGGGCGGCTTGGCGAATCCATTCTTGAAGTTGAGACAATCCGAATTGAAAATGGCACGATCGTCGACATGGGCGGATCAGCTGATGCGGCAGCCGACGTCGTCATCGATGCACAAGGCGCTGTCGCCCTTCCCGGCCTGATTGATACACACACCCATTTCTCAATCGGTGACTTTACGCCGAAACAAAACGCCGTGGGATTCATTGAGAGCTACATGCACGGCGGAGTCACGTCCATGATGTCGGCCGGTGAAGTGCACTTCCCAGGCCGCCCTATGGATCGTGACGGCGCGAAGGCTCTCGCCGTCACAGCTTCACGTTCCTTCACGAACTACCGACCCGGCGGAGTGCGTATCCATGCAGGATCTCTGATGACGGGACCTTACATGGAACAGCCTGACTATGCCGAACTGGCCAGGCAGGGCGTCTGGCTGATGAAAGTTGGATTCGGCGGCTTCCGGGTACCAAAAGATGCGGTTCCACACGTCAAATGGGCCCAAGAGGCCGGATTCCTTGTTATGTCCCACTCCGGCGGTGCATCATCCGTTCCCGGGGTGGCACCAATCACGGTCGATGATCTGCTCGCCATGGCCCCGGACATCGCAGGCCATATCAATGGAGGAACTACGAGCCTGCCGGAGGACCACGTCAAGAAACTCATTACAGATTCGAACGCGGCCATCCAGCTTGTTCAGGCCGGCAACCTGGCTGCCAGCCTGAAAATTCAACGGATGGCGGCCGAGAATAACGCACTCGAACGCGTGATCCTCGGCTCGGATACCCCCTCCGGCACAGGCGTGATGCCGCTGGCGATCATCAAAACGATCTGCGAGCTGTCCTCTATCGGAGGAATGGCTCCAACCGATGTCATCTCCTACGCCACGGCGAACGCAGCCCGAGTGCTGCGCCGCCCGGAGGGCGTCCTGGACCTCAACCGTCCTGCCGATCTCGTGCTCGTTCAAGAACCGGTAGGCGGATCCCAGGATCACCCCCTGAAAGCCATAAGCAATGGTGACATCCCCGGCATCGCAGGCGTGATCATCAACGGCCAGATCCGGGCACTGCGGAGCCGGAATTCACCTGCCCCCGCCCGCGAAGTTCAGGTCGAAGTCTTCTAA
- a CDS encoding MFS transporter, which translates to MSELKKDETARVVRFRAIAGSVIGTALEWYDFFLYGTAAALVFNQLFFPKFDPLTGTLLAFASFAVGFVARPIGAIVFGNFGDRIGRKKVLVLTLVIMGVATMLIGLVPTYEVAGIWAPIALTVLRFIQGFGLGGEWGGAVLMSLEHGDPKRRGFAASWPQIGVPLGLLMANGILALMFLVTSPADFLAWGWRIPFLLSALLVGVGLWIRFRVTESPEFEELAASGKQAKMPIIEVLRTQKRELLISTGSRIGTDVAFYIYVLFVVTYLTQMVGVSQSVALLAVLVSAGVMVVLIPLFGSLSDRVGRRPVYLAGALGALIWVFAFFPLLGTGNTLLILLADVVGMTCWAAMYGPLAAFTTELFPTRVRYSGASLGYQMAGILGGAFAPIIAVALYGQFGTWLPVAIYVSVMLLITIISVSIARETSKDLHGSMDKILAERA; encoded by the coding sequence ATGTCTGAACTGAAGAAGGACGAGACCGCACGCGTGGTCAGATTCCGAGCAATCGCCGGAAGCGTTATAGGAACGGCGCTGGAGTGGTATGACTTTTTCCTCTACGGCACCGCCGCAGCCCTGGTATTCAATCAGTTGTTTTTCCCCAAATTTGATCCGCTGACCGGAACCCTGCTGGCGTTCGCAAGCTTCGCGGTTGGTTTCGTGGCCCGCCCGATCGGGGCCATCGTCTTTGGAAACTTTGGAGACCGGATAGGCCGCAAAAAGGTTCTTGTTTTGACCCTCGTCATCATGGGGGTGGCGACCATGCTCATCGGCCTAGTGCCTACGTATGAGGTCGCCGGCATCTGGGCGCCCATCGCGTTGACGGTCCTGCGTTTCATCCAGGGATTCGGCCTCGGCGGCGAATGGGGCGGCGCGGTTCTTATGTCACTCGAGCATGGAGACCCAAAGCGAAGAGGCTTCGCTGCGAGCTGGCCGCAGATCGGCGTACCACTGGGTCTGCTCATGGCAAATGGAATCCTTGCCTTGATGTTCCTGGTGACATCCCCGGCTGATTTCCTGGCTTGGGGCTGGAGAATCCCGTTCCTGCTCAGTGCACTGCTCGTTGGAGTGGGTCTATGGATCCGCTTCCGCGTCACAGAATCTCCCGAATTCGAAGAGCTGGCGGCATCAGGAAAACAAGCAAAAATGCCCATCATCGAGGTGCTTCGGACGCAGAAGAGAGAACTGTTGATATCCACCGGATCAAGAATCGGTACCGATGTTGCTTTCTACATCTACGTTTTGTTCGTCGTGACGTACCTGACGCAAATGGTAGGTGTTTCGCAATCCGTAGCTCTCTTAGCTGTTCTTGTCAGCGCGGGCGTGATGGTTGTCCTCATTCCACTGTTCGGGTCACTGTCCGACCGGGTAGGCCGGAGGCCTGTGTATCTGGCAGGGGCGCTTGGTGCTTTGATTTGGGTGTTCGCCTTCTTCCCCCTCCTCGGCACTGGGAATACACTTCTGATCTTGCTTGCTGACGTCGTGGGAATGACCTGCTGGGCAGCAATGTATGGTCCACTGGCGGCATTTACTACAGAATTGTTCCCCACCCGCGTCCGCTACAGTGGGGCATCCTTGGGATACCAAATGGCAGGGATACTCGGAGGGGCTTTCGCGCCAATCATTGCCGTTGCCTTGTATGGTCAGTTCGGCACCTGGCTTCCGGTGGCAATCTACGTCTCGGTGATGCTCCTCATCACCATCATCTCCGTGTCCATTGCGCGGGAAACCTCCAAGGATCTACACGGTTCAATGGATAAAATCCTGGCAGAGCGAGCCTGA
- a CDS encoding gamma-aminobutyraldehyde dehydrogenase: MNSQFIKGKYHAGSTGESSPVLDPSNGETIAVLTAAGSDDVKLAVQAARDAFPAWSRATPAERSAVLTKFAALMAERAEEFAQLESRQAGKPIRLTREFDVPGTIDNIAFFAGAARNLEGKATAEYSPDHTSSIRREAIGVIGSISPWNYPLQMAAWKILPAIAAGNTIVLKPAEITPLTSLLFAEVATEAGLPAGVVNVLTGRGSTVGAELLRHPDVDMLSFTGSTGVGRTVLDAAATTAKRVHLELGGKAPFVVFEDADLEAAIHGAVAGSLINTGQDCTAATRAIVHRSLYEKFIAGVADLYSKVKLGPTQDPATDLGPLVSETHRDKVAEMVERARGYARVIGGGAPDDGDLAAGSYYRPTLVADATPDSEIFRDEVFGPVLAVTPFDTDDEAIELANDTPYGLAASAWTKDVYRALRATREIRAGAVWVNDHIPIISEMPHGGFKESGFGKDMSTYSFDEYTVVKHVMFDLTGVAAKPWHRTIFAPTEYP, translated from the coding sequence ATGAACAGCCAGTTCATCAAGGGCAAATATCATGCGGGTTCCACGGGTGAAAGCTCACCCGTTCTTGATCCATCTAACGGCGAAACCATCGCCGTACTCACAGCGGCCGGCAGCGACGACGTTAAGCTCGCCGTCCAGGCCGCCCGCGACGCCTTCCCGGCATGGTCCCGCGCCACTCCGGCCGAGCGTTCGGCTGTCCTGACCAAATTCGCCGCGCTCATGGCAGAGCGCGCGGAGGAATTCGCGCAGCTAGAGTCCCGCCAGGCCGGCAAACCCATCCGCCTCACGCGCGAGTTCGACGTCCCCGGCACCATCGACAACATCGCATTTTTCGCTGGAGCCGCACGCAACCTCGAAGGCAAGGCCACTGCGGAGTACTCCCCCGACCACACCTCCTCTATCCGCCGCGAAGCAATCGGCGTCATTGGCTCCATCTCGCCATGGAACTACCCACTGCAGATGGCGGCCTGGAAGATCCTGCCTGCCATCGCCGCCGGCAACACGATCGTCCTCAAGCCTGCGGAGATCACCCCGTTGACCTCCTTGCTGTTCGCCGAGGTAGCGACCGAAGCGGGCCTTCCTGCCGGCGTCGTCAATGTCCTTACCGGCCGCGGTTCCACCGTGGGTGCCGAACTGCTCCGCCACCCGGACGTGGACATGCTCTCCTTCACCGGGTCCACAGGCGTGGGCCGCACGGTCCTCGATGCCGCAGCCACCACCGCCAAGCGCGTCCACCTGGAGCTCGGCGGCAAGGCCCCGTTCGTGGTGTTCGAGGACGCCGACCTTGAAGCAGCGATCCACGGCGCAGTGGCCGGGTCCCTCATTAACACCGGCCAGGACTGCACCGCAGCGACCCGCGCGATCGTGCACCGCTCCCTGTACGAAAAGTTCATCGCCGGCGTCGCGGACCTCTACTCCAAGGTAAAGCTCGGCCCCACCCAGGATCCGGCGACCGACCTCGGCCCGCTCGTCTCCGAAACCCACCGGGACAAGGTAGCGGAGATGGTGGAGCGCGCCCGCGGCTACGCTCGCGTCATCGGCGGCGGGGCCCCCGACGACGGCGACCTCGCCGCCGGCTCCTACTACCGCCCCACCTTGGTGGCCGACGCGACGCCGGACAGTGAGATCTTCCGCGACGAGGTTTTTGGCCCCGTCTTGGCGGTGACTCCGTTCGACACCGATGACGAAGCCATCGAACTCGCCAACGATACCCCCTACGGCCTGGCCGCATCGGCCTGGACCAAAGACGTCTACCGTGCCCTACGTGCCACCCGCGAAATCCGCGCAGGCGCCGTGTGGGTGAACGACCACATTCCGATCATCAGTGAAATGCCTCATGGCGGCTTCAAGGAATCCGGCTTCGGCAAGGACATGTCCACCTACTCCTTCGACGAGTACACCGTGGTCAAGCACGTCATGTTCGACCTCACCGGCGTAGCCGCCAAACCGTGGCACCGCACCATCTTCGCGCCGACCGAATACCCCTAG